A DNA window from Argiope bruennichi chromosome X2, qqArgBrue1.1, whole genome shotgun sequence contains the following coding sequences:
- the LOC129960068 gene encoding uncharacterized protein LOC129960068: MEEGIPVVDLDSDSSSGLPDVNDFFSDTSTFEATKLKKDDVVMEEERPVADRDSDSSSGLPDINDFFSDTSKFEAAKLKKDDVVWAEYKDLFWPAIVRNVDKKNKKVNVWYLDSVGKSFKLPFRKIRGYNDGNVYMHNFKNLENNPLDEKHRRVHTRTEHFFDRRKRGIKDNVIEFFNLSRPVFLFDEIPESSECNNKNTSAPESSEFNTENASTPESSEIKFSSDNTSAEKIEDVNVNLEKNSDTESSVKNDSDGESSVKNDSDGESSVKNDSDGESSVKNNVQNNTSADSPNVSKPPSPYSDEMVEKIVSYIQAGHLNKYLLDVFNCTIKNEKHERYMRALEKDTTRTLWFGAPSHVPISNEKLLPVTFYLYKLFEREIGSRPFRNEYIIMVWLPEAVKKAASLFNEESLQLPDDADTEVSNSLSEAKASDLLVKSVSSNVSFPVESPESTSVQLGLSESASTSSVTHSFTRPKRKLASVSSLLNDDSNTPDMEACTSKKKKSTDTKRQEVQPEVRRSLRSTTARKMAESREESLVASTPAVKASRNKASVSKM; encoded by the coding sequence AATACCTGTTGTAGATCTTGATTCAGACTCCTCGTCGGGTCTTCCagatgttaatgattttttttcggaTACTTCAACATTTGAAGCAACAAAGCTAAAAAAGGATGATGTAGTAATGGAAGAAGAAAGACCTGTTGCAGATCGTGATTCAGACTCCTCGTCCGGTCTTCcagatattaatgattttttttcggatacttcaaaatttgaagcagCAAAGCTAAAAAAGGATGATGTAGTTTGGGctgaatataaagatttattctgGCCTGCTATTGtaagaaatgtagataaaaaaaacaaaaaagttaatGTTTGGTACTTGGATTCTGTTGGAAAATCTTTTAAACTGCCCTTCAGGAAGATTCGCGGCTATAACGATGGCAATgtttatatgcataattttaagaATCTTGAAAATAATCCACTTGATGAAAAGCATAGACGTGTTCATACCAGAACCGAGCACTTTTTTGACAGAAGAAAGCGTGGTATTAAAGAcaatgtaattgaattttttaatctttcaaggCCTGTTTTTCTGTTTGACGAGATCCCTGAAAGTTcggaatgtaataataaaaatacatcagcTCCTGAAAGTTCAGAATTTAATACTGAAAATGCATCAACTCCAGAAAGTTCAGAAATCAAATTCAGTAGTGACAATACATCAGCTGAAAAAATTGAAGATGTAAATGTTAATTTGGAAAAGAATTCAGATACTGAAAGTTCAGTCAAAAATGATTCAGATGGTGAAAGTTCAGTCAAAAATGATTCAGATGGTGAAAGTTCAGTCAAAAATGATTCAGATGGTGAAAGTTCAGTCAAAAATAATGTACAGAATAATACCAGTGCTGATTCTCCAAACGTTTCCAAACCGCCTAGTCCTTATAGCGATGAAATGgttgaaaaaattgtatcataTATTCAAGCAGGTCATCTTAATAAGTATCTTTTGGATGTTTTTAACTGCacgattaaaaatgaaaaacatgaaagATATATGAGAGCATTGGAGAAGGATACAACAAGAACATTGTGGTTCGGCGCTCCATCACATGTACCCATAAGCAATGAGAAATTGCTACCTGTTACATTTTACctttataaactttttgaaagaGAGATTGGATCACGACCTTTTaggaatgaatatataataatggTATGGTTGCCAGAGGCTGTTAAGAAAGCTGCATCATTGTTTAATGAGGAATCATTGCAATTGCCCGATGATGCAGATACTGAGGTGTCTAATTCCCTTTCAGAAGCAAAAGCATCTGATTTACTGGTTAAATCAGTTAGCAGCAATGTATCATTTCCAGTAGAATCACCAGAATCTACTTCAGTTCAACTGGGATTATCCGAATCGGCTTCTACTTCAAGTGTAACTCATTCCTTTACTAGACCAAAAAGAAAACTTGCTTCTGTTTCTTCATTGCTGAATGATGATTCTAATACACCAGACATGGAAGCATGTACTTCCAAAAAGAAGAAATCTACTGATACAAAAAGACAAGAAGTACAGCCTGAAGTTCGCAGGTCTTTAAGAAGCACTACTGCTCGGAAAATGGCTGAATCTCGGGAAGAAAGTTTGGTTGCAAGCACTCCAGCCGTAAAAGCTTCAAGAAATAAAGCATCAGTTTCCAAAATGTAA